One Gammaproteobacteria bacterium genomic region harbors:
- a CDS encoding pirin family protein, producing the protein MTTQAAQADRNRGVTRLVEGTPTSDGAGVRLTRYIGDARLDRLDPFLLLDKMHSDQAGDYIAGFPEHPHRGFETVSYMLAGRMRHADSKGHEGVVEPGGVQWMTAGRGILHSEMPEQQDGLLWGYQLWINLPASEKMTEPRYQEYSPDEVAVEQRNGGIEVRVIAGRTQSGAVGPVNAVTTEPVYMDVSMPAGAVFEEVLADTHNAFVHSVEGRLIVDNGTPGDATEIPSGGLAVLGPGERVEIHGQAAANRFLLIAGRPLNEPVARMGPFVMNTRAEILQAYRDFESGAF; encoded by the coding sequence ATGACCACACAGGCAGCACAAGCAGACAGAAACCGCGGGGTGACCCGACTGGTCGAAGGAACACCCACATCCGATGGCGCGGGTGTGCGGTTGACGCGCTACATCGGCGACGCGCGGCTGGATCGGCTGGATCCCTTCCTCCTGCTGGACAAGATGCACTCCGATCAGGCCGGGGACTACATCGCCGGGTTTCCCGAGCACCCCCATCGCGGATTCGAAACGGTGAGCTATATGCTGGCGGGCCGGATGCGTCACGCCGACAGCAAGGGCCACGAGGGTGTCGTGGAACCGGGCGGCGTCCAATGGATGACGGCGGGTCGCGGTATCCTGCATTCGGAGATGCCGGAACAGCAGGACGGACTGTTGTGGGGCTACCAGCTCTGGATCAACCTGCCCGCCTCGGAGAAGATGACTGAACCGCGTTACCAGGAGTACAGTCCGGACGAGGTTGCTGTAGAACAGCGCAATGGCGGAATCGAGGTCCGCGTCATCGCGGGACGTACGCAATCAGGTGCCGTAGGCCCGGTCAACGCCGTGACGACGGAACCCGTGTATATGGACGTGTCGATGCCCGCGGGCGCAGTCTTCGAAGAGGTCCTCGCGGATACCCACAACGCCTTCGTTCATTCCGTCGAAGGCCGCCTGATCGTAGACAACGGCACGCCTGGGGATGCCACCGAGATTCCCTCCGGTGGTCTCGCGGTCCTCGGTCCCGGGGAACGGGTCGAGATTCACGGCCAGGCCGCGGCCAACCGCTTCCTGCTGATCGCGGGCAGGCCGCTCAACGAGCCAGTAGCGCGTATGGGCCCGTTCGTGATGAA